The Dioscorea cayenensis subsp. rotundata cultivar TDr96_F1 chromosome 19, TDr96_F1_v2_PseudoChromosome.rev07_lg8_w22 25.fasta, whole genome shotgun sequence genome includes a window with the following:
- the LOC120283983 gene encoding uncharacterized protein LOC120283983 has translation MASGGQTPLASLPHPPPQSWTHVAFSHSRVPEPSPLHNPQLLEKLKNSSSTFVKLDRESLSRVQMKFQNALFGKFFGKPPPFDQVKKALIDKWSPVGDLQISDLPNGFMLIRCASHDAMKYLLTEGPCAAMWVQLHNLPIEMWDGETLETVTAHLGNLLKVDSLTASLSRSRFARVCIKIDLSKPLCHSFWVGDDSHRVFVVVLYERLPTFCYTCGVIGHGSRSYSHVSAAGDGRSSPPPRDSRR, from the exons atggcaagcgggggacAAACTCCCCTGGCTTCTCTTCCCCATCCTCCTCCGCAATCTTGGACTCATGTTGCCTTCTCTCATTCTCGTGTCCCTGAACCTTCCCCCCTTCATAACCCTCAATTGTTAGAGAAACTCAAGAACTCTTCTTCTACGTTTGTCAAACTGGATAGAGAATCCCTCTCTAGAGTTCAAATGAAATTCCAGAATGCTTTATTCGGCAAATTCTTTGGTAAGCCCCCTCCGTTTGACCAAGTGAAGAAGGCTTTGATTGACAAATGGTCGCCAGTTGGTGACCTACAAATCTCTGATTTACCTAATGGTTTCATGTTGATTCGATGTGCCTCTCACGATGCCATGAAATATCTGCTCACTGAGGGACCTTG TGCTGCGATGTGGGTGCAGCTTCACAATTTACCTATTGAAATGTGGGATGGTGAAACGCTTGAAACCGTTACTGCTCATCTGGGCAACCTCTTGAAAGTTGATAGTCTTACTGCTTCCCTATCTAGATCCAGGTTTGCTCGCGTTTGTATTAAAATCGATCTTTCCAAACCGCTCTGTCATAGCTTCTGGGTTGGTGATGACTCTCATCGAGTCTTTGTGGTTGTTCTTTATGAGAGATTGCCTACCTTTTGCTATACTTGTGGTGTTATCGGACATGGATCCAGGTCCTACTCTCATGTTTCAGCTGCCGGGGATGGTCGTTCGTCTCCACCCCCTCGAGATTCTCGAAGGTAG